The following is a genomic window from Streptomyces chrestomyceticus JCM 4735.
CCGGTTCCGACCTGACGGTGACCCAGGTGGCCCGCCGGGTGGGGTTCGGGGACCCGGCGTACTTCTGCCGCTTCTTCCGCCGGGAGACGGGCCTGAGCCCCGGCGACTTCCGCCGGGCCGCGGACGGCACCGGAGGAATTCACCATGACCCCGGTGCCGAGTCCATCGCTGCGCCGCGGCGGCCCGAATAGCGTCTGTCGCCGTCAGCCAGCCCCTGAGGCGAGGACGGTCCCGGCTCCTGCTGCCACCCCGTGACCGGGGCCGCCCCGCCCTTCCCCCCTGCTCACAGGAGCGCCCGATGGACGACGAACGCACAGACCGCACCGAGCCGGTGCAGGACGGCGGCCCGCGCAGACGGATCAGCCGCAAGAACGTGCTCAAGGCCGCCGTCGCGGCCGTGCCGCTGCCGATGCTGCTCGGCGGCGTCGCCCTGGCCCGCGACACCAAGCCCTCCGAAGGCACGCTCACCCCCACCCCGTACTGCGACGACGGTGACCACCCGACGCCGCCGCAGATGGAAGGCCCCTACTTCAAGCCGAACTCGCCCCTGCGGGACTCCCTGATACAGCCCGGCACGCAGGGCACCCGGCTCACCGTGAGCGGGTTCGTCTTCGGGCTGACCTGTCAGCCCCTGGCCAACGTGCTGCTGGACTGGTGGCAGGCGGACGTCAACGGCGCGTACGACAACGTGGGGTTCCGCTTCCGCGGGCACCAGTTCACCGACCAGCGCGGCGCGTTCAAGCTCAGCACGATCGTGCCGGGCCTCTACCCGGGCCGCACCCGGCACCTGCACGTGAAGGTCCAGGCGCCGAACCAGCCGATCCTCA
Proteins encoded in this region:
- a CDS encoding carbohydrate-binding protein; its protein translation is MDDERTDRTEPVQDGGPRRRISRKNVLKAAVAAVPLPMLLGGVALARDTKPSEGTLTPTPYCDDGDHPTPPQMEGPYFKPNSPLRDSLIQPGTQGTRLTVSGFVFGLTCQPLANVLLDWWQADVNGAYDNVGFRFRGHQFTDQRGAFKLSTIVPGLYPGRTRHLHVKVQAPNQPILTTQLYFPGEPRNNTDPIFDPALLMNVRQNGSAKEASFDFVLRVRGGTTPTPTGKPTEPPGGTWSAGTDYRAGDQVTYDGAPYACLQPHTARAGWEPPAVPALWRRT